The following proteins are co-located in the Oenanthe melanoleuca isolate GR-GAL-2019-014 chromosome 4, OMel1.0, whole genome shotgun sequence genome:
- the CYTL1 gene encoding cytokine-like protein 1, which yields MKMLLLISLLSAALLASAAPPTCYSRVLSLSKEITESFKELQTSKTVDSCVQALPRLYLDIHNYCVLAKLRDFVAYPGCDRVVEVNELKEKARSLYTILISYCRRDLVFLTDDCNALEIPNSPPIEHSITES from the exons ATGAAGATGCTGCTCCTGATCTCTCTGCTCTCCGCTGCCCTGCTCGCCAGCGCAGCTCCTCCAACGTGCTACTCCAGGGTGCTGTCCCTGAGCAAGGAAATCACTGAGTCCTTCAAGGAGCTGCAGACCTCCAAAACTGTG GACTCGTGCGTGCAGGCGCTGCCCAGGCTCTACTTGGACATACAC AATTACTGTGTGTTGGCAAAACTCCGTGATTTTGTGGCCTACCCTGGCTGTGACAGAGTGGTTGAAGTGAATGAGCTGAAGGAAAAAGCCCGGAGCCTGTACACCATCTTGATCTCCTACTGCAGGAGG GACCTGGTGTTCCTCACTGATGACTGTAATGCTCTGGAAATTCCTAATTCACCTCCCATTGAACACTCCATCACTGAGAGCTAA